The DNA region CCTCGCTTATTTGCTCATCTGCCCCTCAACTGTTTCAATTCTCCACCAAATCACTCCCGCACGCAGGAATTCTAGTTTCGGCCCCTCTTCttatgcccttttccatttccGCTCCTGATAGAAATCAAAGTTCTTCCTAGTGCGCGACATTACCAATCTCTCTTCTCCCCTACCAGGGAAcatcagtcttttcaaacctgGCCCAACTGGCCTGTTCAACTCGATTGAATTAAAGCAACACTCATTGCATGGTCTTCTAAACCGGATATATTAGAAACCTAGTTTTCTTTTGACCTAgacaaaattaatgaaatcgAGAAATTCGATAAATTGAAGGGCAAAAGTAATTGATTCTTGGACACCAGCTATTTCAATATGATATATACGTATTTTGTCAAAATTCTgagaagaaaaatttatataaaattagtacataaaataaagttagagCCTACAATggatattattatttgttagTTTTACTGGGCGCTAATATTTTTGGTTACAAGAGTACCTATGAGTTTAattcaatgaaataaaaattataataactaataaaaagataCAGAAAATCCAACATGAGGATTAAACTCGAAACATTTTGATGACTAGGTGAGAACGTGCGCTACTGTGCTACGCTCCCATTCTGGCGATAACAACACTAAACCCTTTATGGATTCAATAGTAGATTTTACAACATAATTTGATACGGTAGTAGTAGATTTtcctcctttttatttttttgtaaaaaccgtatattttacttttacgtggtttaaattttatgaattgTTAGTTTAATGCATAGATTATAATACTTCATGTGATGCGCCAAAAAACTTTTATGATtattcaattatttaattgaatatGGAATGTGATAAATGACTTTTCTTAtagaataaataattatttttctatataattCTAATGTAACTTTTCACGTTTTTCACAATGCGGTCACAATCATGGATTATATTACGTTCATTGCTACAGTCACAACTCTCGTGATCACGGTCATGGGTGTCAAACCCACATAAATTTTCGACCTTCACACGCCATAACCTCGATTCAATGGCTAATGTGTGAGCAAATATCTAAACTATACTAAGCAATTCGTTCATCAATTTACAGAAAGCACAATCAAATctacaatataatataaataaaagaatgaatCGAAGTGAATGGGCAAAATATAATTCGTTTTTACCACCAATTAAAAAGCTAGGATCTTGATCCTTGGATTTATTTATCTAATATTATTactaaatcaaaatttaatgttGTAACCGCTTTCGAAATTCCCTATGATTGatcttattattaattattttttttacaaaaactTTCTACGATCCCCAACCTCCCACAAATCTCGCCAATTTTCCCAATAAAATTTTCCACTTTTCTCCAAACTGCATGCggtttttttcctattttttaaCTACTTCAGTCCCTAAAATTATTACTACAATAATATTTGTCCAATAATTTCTTCTCATTCCAAACAGTCTCTTCTCCTGGAACCAACGTTTCAACTAGTAGCCGAATTTACAGTGGACGTGAAAGCAATCCGTTCATGCAGGAGggcaattatttatttatttatttattattagtttttttttttgggtatgaATTGAGCAAAGGCAAATTATCCAACTTTTATCATAGCAAAGCTTTATCAAAAGCTGAAAGGCCGCAGCGTCTCAGAAGGGGAAAAAGTTGAGAGGCAACGTCGGAGCGTTAAATTTCAACTGAATGACCTGTCATTATCCACATTCCACAAAAAAGGGCAAAGCCGACCTTCGGAATCGTGAATTTCCCTCCCTGAAGTTTCATTTATTTCAACCTCCCCCCCTCACTTTTTTAACGACATGCTCTAAATGCATCCTACTTTTCCTGAAACtctcttttaaatgaatacTAGCTTAAACAACTCGCGCCTAGCAGCGGAAGATGATCtcttttatctatatataatattaaaagcCGATACAATGCGTAAGAGGTGCTACGTAGGATGAACTACGCCACTGAAGACTCAACATATATAAACAATATTGTGGTGTCACCTTAGTCATGATAATTCTGAAGTCTCTAACTTGTTGGAAGTCTAAAAGTCGCGGAGTCACATAACTTatggaaatttgaaaattttcaacttaAGCAAACCAAAATGTCACTGACTCATGGAGGATAAAACCAATATGTACAGGGGATGGTATTCCCTCTATTTCTACTTGATGGACATATATTGCTctcttaattttcttaattgtaGATCATCGTTTCTGCAAGACCACTCGAGGACTTTGCACAAAAAAGAATATGTGATAGACGAATTACTGAGCGAAAGGTTAAAATTTGTTATCCTCATTTTGTTAATTGTGGACTTCTTAGTTATTGGTACATCCATCAAATGCTACTGTAGGAAATAGAATCTGGTGGTGGTGGACTAcgttattgttattgttgttaGTTTCtacgtttttattttatgtcaTTTTGATGTAACTTAGTACAGTTATTGGGGTTAAGTTCAAagatttaataatttaagtGAATAGTAGTTATGAAACAAAAAAGTACtattgtatattttgatattttcgaGGCAAAATTGTATCATCCAATGTATATATGTTGACGTTACAAATTTAATACAACATacaaattttacaaatttaatGCATAGTACTTAATAATTGAAGTACTATAGTAGTTAATGgctaaatattaataatatatatttaatacaACATATGAGTTTTACAAGTTATACTGCTTATTAAGTGGAGCAACCAATGGGATGAGTACATTTCTCACATCAGTCATTTAGATTATATTGCATATGTATCGATAATGTTATCGTTTTGTTACTTTCAAAAAATCAATATGTACGGGCCTTTGTCTAGTTATGTATTATATTAATCTCCTCAATGATGAACAAGAAAATTTTGGCCCATGatgtataaatttttaatatatacagTTTACTCAATCTTTAAATCTAAAGCAATAGTTAACAAAGTTACAGAGAAATTAATATAACTCGAaatatcacgatttctagaAAATATTATTGGAATTATTACTTCAAATATCCTAATTTAGAAAtcggtaaaaaaaaatcttaaatttaATACATTTTATATGTACTGACAAAAAATGATTGtcaaattaattttcctaGTGTTTTTTTCACATGATTGAATCACTCGTAAATtacatacaaataaatttattgttGAATATGAAATTCTACATGTTCACATTTAAAAAGAGTGCCATTGATTGCAAGAGTAACCTATTTGAAAATCCGgctaatttagaaaatttaaacaaataaatCCTAAATTAAAAACTTATTATCGATTCTGACTATTCAATTATTGAAATCCATTACctaattcttaattttcaatatataacgtataagatttcttttctcaaataaaattttaaaaaaaatatttttaacattATGAATGCTGCATGGAGGCTCGAAAGAGCTCCTAGAACTCTTTTTTAGCTTAATTTATAAACAGATCGATATGTAGATggattaagaaaaagaattttaatgTGATTGATAACTGTCTTACGTTTGCTATTCCGTCTTGTCAAGGAAACTTGAACAGCATCACAATGTATGGAATCCGCATGAAATATCTGCATGTACTCTCTGATTTGCCCTAGTCTGATATGAGGAATGCTTCTCGAGAAATGGATAGTTACAGTCATAGATTGCTATCCGTTTATCGTTACGTAACACGATATTTTTAACCTTCGTCAACTGTAGTTTTACCGTGCACGAAGGAATCTTTTTCCGGATCGAATCCCGGGAATCTAGACAATGACACGATGAGCAGATAAAAGCTTTCGAGATTTACGCCGGTGAAACTGTTTGCCCTTCAAAAGCCTAAGCTGTTCTTCGATCGACACACgcgcactctctctctctctcccctgtcttttctctcttatcGTCACTAATGATAGAAACCAATCTCATTGTTTGTCTGGTGAATTTGATTGGACAATGTGGTGTgttatttgtttgtttatgcAACCTTTCTTTTTATccctgtttttattttttattatttttcatgtattttttttttcattataaaagCAAAGTTAATGAATTTGGTATAATAATACAGAaatcataatatttaataaataaatacgaATATTCTGACCacaaaattcaattcaagatttttttgttaccaaaagattatatcatgcatgcaCTTCTACattatatcttttttattatataatttatttttatctttttaaattcaCAACGGCCCACATTTGTCGTACACTTTTCTTCGTGGCTTGTCCACATTGCCTCTTACTAACAATGACCTTACCTACCATGCCATAACACTCCTTTCATGGGAAACAAACAAACTTTTCCTTGGCTCTTTTCTTGTTTTAATATTTGCACAGGTTTTGTATCGACTTAGCTCACcatatatattaaggaaagTCGGCAATTTCGAGCCCAACTAATGTGATCCTCCTGAGATATCTAAGTTGAAACCCTCCGAAGACAGGATGGCACATGAACACCAGAGAATTCAATAAGAGATCCTAATGGCTTGTTTTGTTTcatagtaagattttaaaatcatactttaacttaattctaccaataacaaaacaaaataacttatacaaaatcaaatggtgttttttcacaacaaaacaaaataactcataaaaAGTCAAATAGTgagtctcatttataccactcttttttcacaacaaaacaaaataactcatagaAAGTCAAATAGTgagtctcatttataccactctttttcaaaatcaaaatctgattttaaaatcctactttgaaaccaaacgcagtaTAAAAGATTATGTGTCGTGCACATTGAATTCATCATGAGTATGATCGGACTACCATGGAAGAGGAATCACTGACAACTAGACCGATCTGTAGCCTTGGGCCATGGGATATGGTCGAGAATGCGTCGAGCCACCATCGAAGCTCTGGGCCTAGCTCGAGATCTAAAGGAAATGGAGACGCGAGGTTTTATACGTCCACGTGCATGTACAATAGATGCAAGTGAGCATGTGCCATGTTGAGATTGGACATATCATATATCGATAGGGCTAACCATTTACAATAAACATTACAATAAAAAGGACCAATCACAACGTTTTTGGGGCTTTAAGCGACGCTTATAGGCGTTGCCAAAAGCCTCATGATGTTATTGGTGACGTTTTCGAAAACATCGCCCCATGTCTGGTAAGCATAGGTCGGGGCATCGCTTATGAAAAGCGTCGGCCTAGACCTGCAAATGGCGACGTTTATGCAAACGTCGCCATAGGTTTGGCCTAGGACAACGCTTGAAAACGTCGCCATAGAAgagttaaattttaaaaaagaagggTTTGGCCCATGCTTAGGAAGCGTCGGCCAAGAAATAGCCTAAGCCTACACTCTTGAAAACATCGGCTTAGggctattaattttttttttaaaaaaaggctTGGCCGATGCTTTTAAAAAAGCGTCGGCCAAGGCTAgtcgaaattaaaaaaaaaaacaaaaagatagACACCAAGACGTTAACTTCTTGTCAGTGGTAAACAATTTACTGTTGATAATAAGTTGATAACCTGTTAACATAAAGACGAAGATGAAGACACATAGAAGACAAAGATGAAGATGATAAACCCGCTACTCTTCCATTGTTTTTCTCCTCAAAGAGGCGAATATACAGATACTaaatgaaagagaaagaggaaaggGACACTTAGCAATTGAGATTCGAGAGCCGCTAAACAATGTCGAAGAAGAGGAGTTTTAGGGTGAGGAGCGACCAAGGCAAGCTCGAGGTTGTAGAGAGGAGCCACCGAGGTGAACTTAGGGCTGTAAGGAGAAGCCACCAGGGCGAGCTTTAAGGGGAAGAGCCACCATGCGAGCTTTAAAGAGAGGAGTCACTACTCACTAGGAACCCCCACTCTACCATATCATCGCACGTCGTCGATTCCTCCTCCCTTGCCATGAGCTAGTGGCCCCTAACTTCCTCGATGGCCATCCCATTGGTGTCGATACTGGCCATGACGGATGGGGCATCGAAGAAGGACGGGCAGCAATTATCCTCGTTCTTGGTGTCAATAGTGATGCCGGACAACTACAACTTCGATGAAAGGGGGTTGTTGGCGAAGCTAACCTttcatttcccttttttccttttaatctGATCAGAGGTAGagcaaataaaaagaaagtaatattATAGAGAAAGGAtagaaggaaaggaaaagtGAGAaagataaaggaaaaaaaaagatttaatttggattttgaaattttgactGGGCAATGGGCGAGAACTTTCCCTCCtagcatttaatttttttttattcaagaCTTTATGTGACGCTTGTATGAGTTGCCCATAGTACCCCTTGGTCCGACGCTTCCAAAAGCGTCGCCCAAGAGACCCCTTGGTGAAggaatgcactttcattataACAGCTACCTTCTGACAACAAGCTGTTAATAAGTTGACTGCTTGTTGTTAGTAGCCACGACCCATAAAAAACGTTAGCATATGAGTGCCCTAGGATATCTTTGTCAACACTTCAGAAAGAGTTAGCCAAGGATACCTTAGGCGGTGCTTCTAAGAGTCGCCCTAGGGGCCCCTTGGCCGTCGTTAAAAAAAGAGTCGGCCAAAGGAACCGTTGCTGGCATTTCTTAAAAGCGTCGACGTAGGACAACCAAGTGTTGCCTTAGgtatttcttattaaaaaaacaaaaaagtttaaaattccCATAGGTTTCTCGGCGATGCTTTCGAAAGCGTCGTCATAGGGATGATCTATGACGTCGCTTTTTCCAAATGTTGCCTAAAGTTCATTTTATAGAACTTTTAGCACCATTTTGCTAAGTGTCGGCAGAAAAGGTCGCAATAggggccttttttttttttcggttgcaGCGAGAAATTAATTTGGCCCCTCAAGTGTGTCCAGACAAGGAGACATGAGGCATCGGCATTATTAGGCCAACTTGCAAACCTGTTGGCATGCATGCATATGTATCAGTACTACAGTTAAAACAGTTAAAACTCCTATTAATATACTTTTCAATATCTTGAGAGTATTCAGATTTTGCTCAaactaatatttataattcaCGTAAATATCCTACAATTTCATGAGACATATAAATTTGACTGAATAATTAAGTTATGCAGGTGATGAATAGAAAGTACTCTTCAGTATGACTTTAAGGTAACTCGAACtcaaaactttattaagataTAATTACGCCATCCGACCATCAAAACAACTTTATTAGGTTTCTtttgattaataattattaaaatattagcaACTGGTTTAAGTCATGCAAtatctgaattttttttttgaaaagtaaaGGTCACGCATAATTAATCATCATTTTGAAGTGGATAATGTCTCCCTCGAGACACAATGATGGACGAGAGATCTTAGGATAAGGGGGCTAAGATTGTGCTCCAAGATCATTATCGACGAAAAGAACACAACATGACCCCCGATCCCCGGCTTAATTGGTACTCGGCGAAGAAAGAGAGCATTCCAAAAGCCTCCGATGAATTCGATGCTTAAACTCAATCGTAAATTCATGAATTCACAAACCacgtaaatataaatttaaaaattatagatatatataccaTAGCTGTCACTATTTTTAAGTCATCAATGAGTCTGAGTACGAAGATCCTTCCCAACGGAAGAGAACTGTCATAGgtttctattttaattatttttagggttttaaTTTTGACGAAACGAAAAGCAAAACAATTCTTATCTCATAATTGGagaattttgtgagggcctGATAACTAATTGGACTGGGATGGACAAAATTGTTCAAATTTTTCCTTTAACCAAACTCAAGGTAGATTCGATCCGACTCATGAATTTACCAAATTCGATGAGGTAGTTCAAGAGTCTCCAGAACTAACCTTCAACACCGAATTTGCATTGAATCCATTCAGTTCCACCCTGTAGATACGTAATTCATATGAATCTACAAATTGATTCGCGAATTTAAAAACCATGTCCAAGAGAAGATCTGACTTCAATATACCGACTGTCGGTAATAACTCGAATTATATAGATCGGTCGGATCATGTCAGCATGCATGATTGGTATTAGGTGCGTAGTCATAACTAAGGTGCAATTTGCTTAATTAATATGGGATTTAGAGGAGAAGGAATTTGGGAGGAAGTGGGACTTTAATTGTATTTTGTGGTGGTCTAAGTGGGCGATTCCCATCAATGGGCCCACTTGGGCCAGAGCGTGCTAGAGCCCAATAGTGCCTCATGTTTGCTCTGAAAATAGACCCAAAAGACAAAACGAAAACAGAGAAGTCCCACTTCCTATCACAGACATGTCGATTAGATCTCTTCATGTTTCCTGTCCGTCGCTCGTTAACAAAAAATTTCCATTCTTTGATAAACAAAGggactattttctttttcgttgTCCCCAATATTTGTTGTGGTTgaacatctatatatatatataggaaaaagGTAAATTAGAACGTTTTCGGCCGTTCATAATGTTCTAATTATGAGGAGAATTAGCAAGGTTTCAATCAGagtcttgtaaatgaaaaaaactttttattatcaacgtgagttggttcaagtggttcAGCGCTTGATTCGCTGTTAGGTTTCAGGTTCGAGTTCTTGTGAATATAGAAAAGTCACGCCGGGAGAGCTTTACACCTCAGTGGCCTAACTCGgttcgactgaattagtctgAGCTTAATTGGACTTCCAAATATCATGGTTCAtactgaaaagaaaattttttattaggaGAATTTTATTCCTTAGTGGACCAATCGAGCCAGAGCTAGATCAGTCGGGGCATGTTGGAATTTCAGATATCATAGTACACACTGAAAATAATGAGAAGCACGAATGCACAACTGAATTGACCAAGTCACCAAGGAACATGGTTCAATTCTACCGGTCTCTTAGGACGCCTCAACCATATAATGGGTTTTGAACCAGGCCCAGTGGGCCGAAGCAACATGGGTCaagcaatttttcttttttgtcatACTTTATGAATTGTTGTATAGCTCCATTCAAAATTTCTCGCATACATTTCGGGAGCTATGCAATTTGCACGACATGATCGGCCTCTCGGGAAGGTTGGGTAATCTCATGATGAGCACCATCACTGCCGGTCTGGTCCGAGTCAGAGACGATCTCGCCAAACGTCGGGACCCTATGATGGTAAGAGACATTGTGACCAGTACTCCGGTCGTCAAGGTCACTGATGTTGTCATTCGGGGTCCGTGTAAACTACGATGAATTGTTGTGATCTCGGCCATAGTGAGAAGAAGTCGACCAGGATGAGTCGTGGGTATCGTGTGTGGAGGATGTGGAGGATTCATGCTGGGGctgtttcttcctcttctgccTCACTTCTGCATGCCATTGTTTTATGGCATTCGCGGTTTGCTGCACTAGCACCGCGCTTTTGAAATGTGACCCCATCTGTTACCAGCAAAAATTATCGTTAATCAAAAGGCAATTCGATGCGTACAATGGAGAATTATCTAATGTTCAGTCAATGTCTCGAGGACTTCTTGTAATTCCACTTAAAAATGAGGAGGAATGATCATATACCTGAGTTACAAGGGCATAGAGGGGAAGGGTGATATAGCTGCACATGACTTGAACCGTCACCCTAAGAAAAGATATCATATTGTCAGCCTCCTCATGGCCCTCCTGAATGTATACAATAGTTACTACTTAAGCATAATTACAAAGCGAAGCCGGTGTGCTTACGCTAAAACCACTCTGATTATGATGATTTCCAGGTGTTCGTGGTAGCAGGACCTTATCCCGAATTGCAGCAGTATGCAAACAAATCCATAAGTTTTCTCATTGAACTCCATTTCccctgtacggacccgaatgtggactctcgtcggggcccgcattgcgcgcttttggatcgcgcggcttggggtgtccaccttcctgtggggacgcgtgacggacacgcgtgagagaaggagtcgccacatatcattttacgacccgaaggtcgagggcggataagttaccctgggtctaggggtatggaacacctagtttgttgttaaggcattgatctgtgcggaaccggaaaatccgtgttcgggggttcatgttacgtgcgggcctatatcccgcacgccctttcggtactctggtttgctaggcttgcatgttttatgatttaccgcatgaattaagctgcactcggctcgcacgttttgacaccggagatccggtgaaccaaacgatatcggttgagaagccaagagagaagtaaacccgtatgtcggggagttggttcgcaatcttgcgttacagttcatcgaaccatggaggttgaatccctgtgtgaaccagaaccgcgagttcttggatttacttgtatctgggcaagcattagaccgattcgattaattcgactctcggaccgttcgctcaccgactggaattcttacagaataaatgtacaaaataaaatccttagaATGCTctcgaaagcaataaatacaaattacaaaagggtcgaattccagtcgttttgcgttcggttattattccactctaactcaccgtgagtttagggaaaagaccgaaaaactgaaattcaatggacgctctcactgaatagggcgttggaccctgtgagtgttgattagggtgttgaaccttgtgctcgatgattagggcgttgaaccctaatattattcggcctaaggatcaggctcgacccgcatggcaaaccggtgcggaaagataacacgcagcaggtaaataatagacaaggtgtttgttattatcgagtgtacgtgttttaacaagttgttaatccggggtattttggcatgcaaatcctaccctagacaaacaagcacgtgccaatgttttagcattcggctttgttttgagaacttgacaaagatagtcaaatctcatttgtgtggattgc from Punica granatum isolate Tunisia-2019 chromosome 3, ASM765513v2, whole genome shotgun sequence includes:
- the LOC116201507 gene encoding MLO-like protein 9, which gives rise to MRAPTRVHIRVRTGEMEFNEKTYGFVCILLQFGIRSCYHEHLEIIIIRVVLAVTVQVMCSYITLPLYALVTQMGSHFKSAVLVQQTANAIKQWHAEVRQKRKKQPQHESSTSSTHDTHDSSWSTSSHYGRDHNNSS